Proteins encoded in a region of the Stieleria neptunia genome:
- a CDS encoding VWA domain-containing protein, with translation MPDLVTVSNGKRFFRIPTGQLAQARRAGYYRPAVLSRTIVSDGTQIFEIPISDLSAALADGFQDVLAIERPSIVCDPIDSPGQSKGGREGGGADAATANATAEAKTQTLSAYRRAELEREALHEQLRADEDAASLIWKPVARMRLWWFERREGLLTQFRTSGLSIALHVALLLLLSTILLVEEQITKPDIITVSTAVEDAIEEVVIEQVELEVTEPVDEVVEEVSESIEVLSEVTEQFVSVDLSDSFDGNLLAAPASSSGDGEAMEKPAKAKVQFFGSKTEAIDFVFVIDNSNSMTQGRFETALNELVKAVDKLNKRQKFYVIFYSDTAYPLFHPYAPKTLVPATPQNKQLLVKWLQTVPLCLRTNGKEALRLGFDLNPDIMFVLGDGAFTDGASRYFSERPNKKVVVHTLGMEVSGKNAQTFKQLAAKHRGTYQDVGVHPQAALIAKQLPRPRLKTRNGYWGLKLPANNKNMQ, from the coding sequence GTGCCCGATCTTGTCACCGTTTCCAACGGCAAACGGTTCTTTCGCATTCCGACCGGTCAGCTTGCCCAAGCTCGTCGCGCCGGGTACTACCGACCGGCGGTTTTGAGTCGAACGATTGTGTCCGACGGCACGCAGATCTTCGAGATTCCGATCAGCGATCTCTCGGCGGCGTTGGCCGATGGGTTTCAAGACGTGTTGGCGATTGAGCGACCGTCGATCGTTTGCGATCCGATCGACTCGCCCGGTCAGTCGAAGGGCGGTCGAGAGGGTGGGGGGGCCGACGCGGCCACGGCGAACGCGACCGCTGAAGCGAAAACACAGACCCTCTCCGCCTATCGCCGTGCGGAACTGGAACGGGAGGCCTTGCACGAGCAACTGCGAGCTGACGAAGACGCAGCCTCATTGATTTGGAAGCCCGTCGCACGGATGCGGTTGTGGTGGTTCGAACGCCGCGAGGGATTGTTGACGCAATTCCGAACCAGCGGATTGAGCATCGCGCTGCATGTTGCGCTGCTGTTGCTGTTGTCGACCATCTTGTTGGTCGAGGAACAAATCACAAAGCCGGACATCATCACCGTTTCGACCGCCGTCGAAGATGCGATCGAAGAAGTCGTGATCGAGCAGGTGGAGTTGGAGGTGACCGAACCGGTCGACGAGGTGGTCGAAGAAGTCAGCGAGTCGATCGAAGTGCTGTCGGAAGTCACCGAACAATTTGTGTCCGTCGACTTGAGTGACTCCTTTGACGGCAATCTGCTTGCGGCGCCGGCGAGTTCCTCAGGCGATGGCGAGGCGATGGAAAAACCGGCCAAAGCCAAGGTGCAATTTTTCGGTTCAAAGACCGAGGCGATTGATTTTGTGTTCGTGATCGATAATTCCAACAGCATGACGCAGGGGCGTTTCGAAACCGCCCTGAACGAACTGGTCAAAGCGGTCGACAAGCTCAACAAACGTCAAAAATTCTACGTGATCTTCTACAGCGACACCGCCTATCCGCTGTTTCATCCCTACGCCCCGAAAACGCTGGTCCCCGCAACGCCGCAAAATAAGCAATTGCTGGTCAAGTGGTTGCAAACCGTACCGCTGTGTTTGAGAACCAACGGCAAAGAAGCGCTTCGGCTGGGGTTCGACCTCAATCCCGACATCATGTTTGTGCTCGGCGACGGCGCCTTCACCGATGGAGCCTCCCGGTACTTCAGCGAGCGACCCAACAAGAAAGTGGTGGTTCACACCCTGGGGATGGAGGTGAGCGGAAAGAACGCGCAAACGTTCAAGCAACTTGCCGCCAAGCATCGCGGCACCTACCAAGACGTCGGCGTTCATCCGCAAGCCGCACTGATCGCCAAACAGTTGCCTCGCCCGCGACTGAAAACCAGAAACGGATACTGGGGATTAAAATTGCCGGCCAACAACAAGAACATGCAGTAG
- a CDS encoding error-prone DNA polymerase produces MRYVELHCKSNFSFLCGASHPDELVTRAADLGYDGIALTDSETLAGVVRGFGAARDLKFKYIVGAEVHPIDAPSMVLWPTDRAAYGRLCQLLSRGRLRCEKGHCELSWSDIVELGEGLIAGAFSSQHATARDEDPVAEKGPQQARPDLTLEFLRGEFRNQFGDSAYLLCSLHHGVDDRATIAQMRTLSLQSGVPLVASGDVHYHTADRMLMHDCVTAIRNGTTIDQVHEQRFANSQHHLRPLAEIAELFRDVPEAIERTVQIAQRCTFSLAELRYEYPQEIAPPGMTLLEHLKRLTWEGAKQRWPGAVPDRVIELLKHEIELIAELHYEAYFLTVWDMVRFARSRDILCQGRGSAANSTVCYCLGITNVDPSQTDLLFERFISRERNEAPDIDVDFEHQRREEVLQYLYDKYGRDRAGMTATVTTYRSKSAIREVGKTLGLSADLIDSLSKIASSYRSDDALPTGMAECGLDPESPIGQRFSYLVRTLVGFPRHLSQHVGGMVMSAGRLCELCPIENAAMPGRTVIQWDKDDLDELGILKVDVLALGMLSAIHRCFGLVADHHGDAWSLSTLPHGDRPTYDMICRADTMGVFQIESRAQMSMLPRLRPRCFYDLVIEVAIVRPGPIQGDMVHPFLKARDNPDAVVYPNDAIRNVLEKTLGVPIFQEQAMRLAVVAAGFTPGEADQLRRAMAAWRRPGVIDKFRIKLLEGMQANGLTGKFAEQVFNQIRGFGEYGFPESHAASFALLVYASCYLKCHYPAAYCCALLNSQPMGFYAPAQLIADAKQHGVQVRSVDVNQSDWESTLEPDPNRSGPAIRLGLDTVRGLRADAAESLVAARQQSGPFRDIADLARRAGIGQAVISLLADADALSSIAGDRRAAIWQSLGQADKPGDAPLLDDVDDDEALPEDLIPMSPLEEVYADYNTTGLSLKAHPMSFAREELDRLRCVTSAQLPELRDGRHVRVAGLVLMRQQPSTAKGITFVTLEDETGSVNLVIFPKVWQRFFKVAKTSNAWLVDGKLENRSGVIHVITGRITDLSSQVSGLQLRTRDFR; encoded by the coding sequence ATGCGATACGTCGAACTCCACTGCAAAAGCAATTTTTCGTTCCTGTGCGGTGCCTCGCATCCCGACGAACTCGTCACCCGGGCGGCGGATCTCGGCTATGACGGAATCGCCTTGACCGATTCGGAAACCCTGGCCGGCGTGGTGCGCGGGTTTGGCGCCGCGCGGGACCTGAAATTTAAATACATCGTCGGCGCCGAAGTCCATCCGATCGATGCGCCCTCCATGGTCCTCTGGCCGACCGATCGGGCCGCCTATGGACGCCTTTGCCAATTGCTTTCACGCGGTCGCCTGCGGTGTGAAAAGGGACACTGCGAGTTGAGCTGGTCCGACATTGTCGAACTCGGCGAAGGTTTGATCGCCGGGGCGTTTTCGTCGCAGCACGCAACTGCCCGAGACGAGGACCCCGTCGCTGAAAAAGGACCTCAACAGGCACGCCCGGATCTGACACTCGAATTCCTCCGCGGCGAGTTTCGCAATCAGTTCGGTGATTCGGCTTACCTGCTGTGCTCGCTCCATCATGGCGTCGATGACCGCGCGACGATTGCGCAAATGCGCACGCTGTCGTTGCAGTCCGGCGTGCCCCTGGTCGCGTCCGGCGACGTGCACTACCACACCGCCGATCGGATGTTGATGCACGATTGCGTGACCGCCATCCGCAACGGCACGACCATCGACCAGGTGCACGAACAACGTTTCGCCAACAGCCAGCACCATCTGCGACCGCTGGCGGAGATCGCGGAACTGTTTCGCGATGTCCCCGAGGCCATCGAGCGAACGGTACAAATCGCCCAGCGATGCACGTTCAGCTTGGCTGAATTGCGATACGAGTATCCGCAAGAAATCGCCCCGCCGGGCATGACGCTTTTGGAACATCTGAAACGGCTGACCTGGGAAGGGGCCAAACAACGTTGGCCCGGTGCCGTGCCCGATCGCGTCATCGAACTTCTTAAACACGAAATCGAACTGATCGCGGAACTGCATTACGAAGCCTATTTTTTGACCGTTTGGGACATGGTGCGATTTGCACGCAGCCGAGACATTTTGTGCCAGGGCCGCGGCAGTGCGGCCAATTCAACGGTCTGTTATTGCCTCGGAATCACCAACGTCGATCCCAGCCAAACCGACTTGCTGTTCGAACGATTCATCAGCCGCGAACGCAACGAAGCACCCGACATCGACGTCGATTTTGAACACCAACGGCGTGAAGAGGTGCTGCAGTATCTGTACGACAAATACGGTCGCGATCGGGCGGGCATGACGGCCACCGTCACGACCTACCGCAGCAAGAGCGCGATCCGTGAAGTCGGCAAGACACTCGGATTGTCGGCCGATCTGATCGACTCGCTGTCCAAGATCGCCAGCAGCTATCGCAGCGACGATGCGCTGCCGACCGGCATGGCCGAATGTGGCCTGGATCCGGAATCCCCGATCGGGCAACGATTCAGCTATCTCGTCCGCACGCTGGTCGGATTTCCACGTCACCTCTCCCAACACGTCGGGGGCATGGTGATGTCGGCCGGCCGGCTGTGCGAGTTGTGTCCGATCGAAAATGCCGCCATGCCGGGGCGAACGGTGATTCAGTGGGACAAGGACGATCTGGATGAATTGGGGATCCTGAAAGTCGACGTGCTCGCGCTCGGCATGCTGTCCGCGATCCATCGTTGTTTTGGCTTGGTCGCCGATCACCATGGCGACGCCTGGTCGCTTTCCACGCTGCCACACGGCGACCGACCGACCTATGACATGATTTGTCGCGCGGACACGATGGGCGTCTTTCAGATCGAAAGTCGCGCCCAGATGAGCATGCTGCCGCGTTTGCGCCCCCGTTGTTTTTACGACTTGGTGATCGAAGTCGCGATCGTGCGGCCGGGACCGATTCAAGGCGACATGGTTCACCCGTTCTTGAAAGCCCGCGACAACCCCGACGCCGTCGTCTACCCCAACGATGCGATCCGCAACGTCTTGGAAAAAACACTCGGCGTCCCGATCTTTCAAGAACAGGCGATGCGGTTGGCCGTCGTCGCCGCGGGATTCACCCCCGGCGAAGCCGACCAACTGCGTCGCGCGATGGCGGCTTGGCGGCGCCCCGGCGTGATCGACAAGTTCCGGATCAAGCTGCTCGAAGGGATGCAGGCAAACGGTCTGACCGGGAAATTTGCCGAGCAAGTGTTCAACCAGATACGCGGCTTCGGCGAATACGGTTTCCCCGAATCCCATGCCGCCAGTTTCGCGCTGCTGGTCTACGCCTCGTGCTACCTGAAGTGCCATTATCCGGCGGCGTATTGCTGTGCGTTGCTCAATAGCCAGCCGATGGGTTTCTATGCGCCGGCGCAGTTGATCGCTGATGCCAAGCAGCACGGCGTGCAAGTTCGCTCGGTCGATGTCAACCAAAGTGATTGGGAATCGACGCTTGAGCCCGACCCTAATCGCAGCGGCCCGGCAATCCGTTTGGGGCTGGACACGGTACGCGGACTGCGCGCCGATGCGGCCGAATCACTGGTCGCGGCGCGGCAACAATCCGGACCGTTCCGCGACATCGCCGACCTGGCCAGACGTGCCGGCATCGGCCAGGCGGTGATCTCATTGCTCGCCGATGCCGATGCACTGTCGAGCATCGCGGGGGACCGCCGCGCCGCCATCTGGCAATCGCTCGGTCAAGCCGACAAGCCCGGCGACGCACCGCTGCTGGATGACGTCGATGACGACGAAGCGTTACCTGAAGACCTGATTCCGATGTCACCGCTGGAAGAAGTGTACGCGGACTACAACACGACGGGACTGAGCTTGAAGGCCCATCCGATGTCCTTCGCCCGCGAGGAACTCGATCGGCTCCGCTGCGTGACTTCCGCACAGCTGCCCGAACTTCGCGACGGCCGGCACGTCCGCGTCGCCGGCCTGGTGTTGATGCGTCAGCAGCCCAGCACCGCCAAGGGCATCACCTTTGTCACATTGGAAGACGAAACCGGTTCGGTCAACCTGGTGATTTTCCCCAAGGTCTGGCAGCGGTTTTTCAAGGTCGCCAAGACCAGCAATGCCTGGCTCGTCGACGGAAAACTGGAAAACCGCAGCGGCGTCATCCACGTGATCACCGGCCGCATCACCGATCTGTCCTCCCAAGTCAGCGGCCTGCAACTCCGCACCCGAGATTTCCGCTAA
- a CDS encoding peptidoglycan DD-metalloendopeptidase family protein — MIWNHRQRNHPIPMRRIERLESRSLLAADWGDPVGDWQIDPIAEHAHHDSVLSGDGDVHTAHQQSGLLAADVPQNASMPNLRLITGYVRDGLGNPIAAPFLGQRLAIQVQFETTDLPAGETYAFHFTVDGVTLGSGVVGTGAGQSIYTGFRWRAGWFATPGTHNVVVTVDAFNTISESDESDNTFSFSFTTGQATFAQPLIWPVEGVPYSDHAFLNYVDVDPTAGIRDFRGGSYAYDGHSAWDIAVRGYDEQDAGIEIYAAADGVVTDTHDGEFDRQTNLGSTFPPVNYIVVDHGDGWTTRYVHLRRDSVQVAVGDVVSAGDKLGYMASSGWSDITHLHFALEHHGFSVEPWYDPSVFLDDSVASLHYIGESQSVLSNGISNVPVAAHVREGTSQVGVFEQKSGQLVYTWNWFSGVERGDVIHLDWRRPDGSVFWVDETTAGNDWAHQWRWFSYRFPTMPELGTWTIDVLVNGVKLAEQSFVIAPQGVPEARVLQGGALIVDDRVTPIDFGTVPQSSFAPSQSFIVENHGEAVLNIGDVSVPAGYTITDPLPASLAAGQSDTLTVQLSTTTAGQFAGQVRIETDDDDEGVYEFSVEGIVTSATQPQQLILGINERKESEGATLFGNVRRGDQGTGTSQPLVVNLTSDSASVSVPDSVTIPAGSDRVIFPIVTTADGVITGDRVVQLSATSAVTPAAHNEVLLIDVPLPPTIAAVTVNDGDTSRSSLDSVAIRFDQVVSIDASGPDPAVEIVNRATDASLPIGVSASIVDDKTVLEISFSNPAAVADGNYVLNLNAQLITASGLPLDGNRNGVVDAADDFQFGAESSDAFFRFYGDTDGDRDVDGQDYGCFGLSFLKSTGQAGFDPRLDADFDGDVDGQDYGRFGIRFLQTLPH; from the coding sequence ATGATTTGGAACCACCGGCAACGCAATCACCCGATCCCGATGCGTCGGATCGAGCGACTGGAATCACGATCGTTGCTTGCGGCCGATTGGGGGGACCCGGTGGGCGATTGGCAGATCGATCCGATCGCCGAACATGCCCATCACGATTCGGTCTTGTCCGGCGACGGGGACGTCCACACCGCTCACCAGCAGTCTGGCCTGCTAGCCGCGGATGTTCCGCAGAACGCCTCGATGCCCAACCTGCGTTTGATCACCGGATACGTTCGCGACGGGCTGGGCAATCCGATCGCGGCGCCGTTTTTAGGTCAGCGTCTGGCGATTCAAGTTCAATTCGAAACGACAGATCTGCCAGCCGGGGAGACCTATGCGTTTCACTTCACCGTGGACGGGGTCACGCTCGGCAGCGGAGTCGTTGGGACCGGCGCGGGGCAATCGATCTACACCGGGTTTCGTTGGCGGGCCGGCTGGTTTGCGACGCCGGGCACCCACAACGTGGTCGTGACCGTCGACGCGTTTAACACCATTTCCGAAAGCGATGAATCGGACAACACGTTCAGTTTTAGCTTCACCACCGGCCAAGCGACGTTTGCCCAGCCGTTGATCTGGCCGGTGGAAGGCGTCCCCTACTCCGACCACGCCTTCCTGAATTACGTCGACGTCGATCCGACAGCGGGAATCCGAGACTTTCGTGGTGGCAGTTATGCTTACGACGGCCACTCGGCGTGGGACATTGCCGTGCGGGGTTACGACGAGCAAGACGCCGGCATCGAAATCTATGCCGCCGCCGACGGAGTGGTCACCGACACCCATGACGGCGAGTTTGATCGACAGACCAATCTGGGGTCCACCTTCCCTCCGGTCAACTACATCGTGGTCGATCACGGCGACGGCTGGACAACCAGGTACGTTCACCTGCGTCGCGATTCGGTCCAAGTTGCCGTCGGGGACGTGGTCTCCGCCGGCGACAAACTCGGCTACATGGCCAGTTCCGGTTGGTCCGATATCACGCATCTGCACTTCGCCCTGGAACATCACGGGTTCTCCGTCGAACCCTGGTATGATCCCTCCGTTTTCCTGGACGACTCGGTCGCTTCGCTGCACTACATCGGCGAGAGCCAATCCGTGCTCAGCAACGGGATTTCCAACGTTCCCGTCGCGGCGCATGTCCGTGAAGGCACTTCGCAGGTCGGCGTTTTTGAGCAGAAGTCCGGACAGCTCGTTTACACTTGGAATTGGTTTTCCGGTGTCGAGCGGGGCGATGTGATCCACTTGGATTGGCGACGTCCCGACGGATCGGTGTTCTGGGTTGATGAAACCACGGCGGGGAACGATTGGGCACATCAGTGGCGTTGGTTTTCTTATCGCTTTCCCACCATGCCCGAACTGGGGACGTGGACCATTGATGTGCTCGTCAACGGCGTCAAACTCGCCGAGCAATCCTTCGTCATCGCTCCCCAAGGTGTTCCCGAGGCTCGTGTCTTGCAAGGCGGCGCGTTGATCGTTGATGACCGCGTCACTCCGATCGATTTTGGGACGGTCCCGCAATCGTCGTTCGCTCCATCTCAGAGCTTTATCGTCGAAAACCATGGCGAAGCGGTTCTCAACATCGGCGACGTCTCGGTTCCGGCCGGCTACACCATCACCGATCCGCTTCCCGCTTCCTTGGCCGCCGGTCAATCAGACACGCTGACGGTTCAACTCTCGACCACGACAGCGGGACAATTCGCCGGTCAGGTGCGAATTGAAACCGACGACGATGACGAAGGCGTTTACGAGTTCTCGGTGGAAGGAATCGTGACCTCCGCCACGCAGCCACAGCAGTTGATTCTGGGGATCAACGAGCGAAAAGAATCCGAAGGGGCGACGCTGTTTGGCAACGTCCGCCGCGGCGACCAGGGGACGGGGACGTCGCAACCGTTGGTGGTGAACCTGACTTCGGATTCCGCGTCGGTTTCGGTTCCCGACTCGGTCACGATTCCGGCGGGCAGCGATCGCGTGATCTTTCCGATCGTGACCACCGCCGACGGCGTGATCACGGGTGATCGGGTCGTGCAGCTTTCGGCGACGTCCGCGGTCACACCGGCTGCCCACAATGAAGTGCTGTTGATTGACGTGCCGTTGCCGCCGACGATCGCTGCTGTCACGGTCAACGACGGAGACACGTCTCGGTCGTCGTTGGATTCGGTGGCCATCCGGTTTGACCAGGTCGTGAGTATCGATGCATCTGGACCCGATCCGGCGGTTGAAATTGTCAATCGAGCCACGGATGCTTCGCTGCCGATTGGCGTGTCGGCATCGATCGTGGACGACAAGACGGTTCTGGAAATCAGTTTTTCGAATCCGGCGGCGGTCGCTGACGGCAATTACGTGCTGAACCTCAACGCCCAGTTGATCACGGCATCCGGTCTTCCACTCGATGGAAACCGAAACGGTGTCGTTGACGCAGCCGACGATTTTCAGTTCGGCGCCGAGTCGTCCGACGCGTTCTTCAGGTTCTATGGCGACACCGACGGCGACCGCGATGTCGATGGACAGGACTATGGTTGCTTTGGACTCAGTTTCTTGAAATCGACCGGGCAGGCGGGTTTCGACCCCCGCCTGGACGCTGATTTTGATGGCGACGTGGACGGGCAGGACTACGGTCGATTCGGAATCCGGTTTCTGCAGACGTTGCCCCATTGA
- a CDS encoding outer membrane protein assembly factor BamB family protein, translating into MIQVRTLVIVFSCIASQVVGITVVGSSACAQSWPTYRHDARRSGVTDAHLTFPMQPLWMRVSDQPPQTAWTGPAKWDAYSGNSGLQSMRNFDPCFFVTVDGDQVFFGSSVDDAVHALDVATGKERWVFFTGSAVRFPPTLSDGRAFFGSDDGFVYCCDQNSGDLIWKRQAAPERKQVTSNRKIISMWPVRSGVLVQDGTALFAASLVPWKASYLCKVDAMTGAVDGEGCFRRDVDGVTMQGALLASSQRIYVPQGRAAPLAFDRGGSPLGAIGEAGGVFCVLTEDEMLLAGPQNQKSSSDQMRLADGRSRQRLATFSGTNRILVAGERAWIPTAGKLKMLNRSSYVAAQIAATKANGIINDKKNTDEQAKATAKAELARAIKQQAEAWRWEVECPNPTGFIKTADSIVVGLENEVRAYDADDGTLKWSAEVDGVAHGLAVADGRLLVSTGLGHIYAFGSQR; encoded by the coding sequence ATGATCCAAGTTCGAACGCTGGTCATCGTTTTCAGCTGCATCGCCAGCCAAGTCGTCGGAATCACCGTCGTCGGCTCCAGCGCCTGCGCCCAATCCTGGCCGACGTATCGTCACGATGCCCGTCGCAGCGGCGTCACCGACGCACACCTGACCTTTCCGATGCAACCGCTTTGGATGCGTGTCTCGGATCAGCCCCCGCAAACCGCGTGGACGGGCCCCGCCAAGTGGGACGCCTATTCGGGCAACAGCGGTCTGCAATCGATGCGCAATTTCGACCCCTGTTTCTTTGTGACGGTCGATGGCGATCAAGTCTTTTTCGGTTCGTCGGTCGACGATGCCGTGCACGCATTGGACGTCGCGACGGGCAAAGAACGATGGGTCTTTTTCACCGGTTCCGCCGTCCGATTTCCTCCCACCTTGTCCGACGGCCGTGCCTTCTTCGGTTCCGATGACGGGTTCGTCTATTGCTGTGACCAGAATTCCGGCGATTTGATTTGGAAACGGCAAGCCGCGCCGGAGCGGAAACAGGTGACGAGCAATCGCAAGATCATTTCGATGTGGCCGGTGCGCAGCGGTGTGCTGGTCCAAGACGGCACCGCGTTGTTCGCCGCGTCGCTGGTTCCGTGGAAGGCGTCTTACCTGTGCAAGGTCGACGCGATGACCGGAGCGGTGGATGGTGAGGGCTGCTTTCGCCGCGACGTGGACGGCGTGACCATGCAAGGCGCGTTGCTGGCCTCGTCCCAGCGAATCTATGTGCCCCAAGGCCGCGCGGCACCGTTGGCGTTTGATCGGGGCGGCAGTCCCCTCGGTGCGATCGGTGAAGCCGGTGGCGTGTTCTGCGTTTTGACCGAAGATGAAATGTTATTGGCCGGCCCCCAGAACCAAAAATCGTCCAGCGATCAAATGCGTTTGGCCGATGGACGCAGCCGACAACGTCTGGCGACCTTCAGCGGCACCAATCGCATCCTGGTCGCCGGCGAACGTGCCTGGATCCCGACCGCGGGAAAGCTCAAGATGTTGAACCGATCCAGCTATGTCGCCGCACAAATCGCCGCGACCAAGGCCAACGGGATCATCAACGACAAGAAAAATACCGATGAACAAGCCAAGGCGACCGCGAAGGCGGAGTTGGCCAGGGCCATCAAACAACAAGCCGAGGCGTGGCGGTGGGAAGTGGAATGCCCCAATCCGACGGGGTTCATCAAGACCGCCGACTCGATCGTTGTCGGACTGGAAAACGAAGTCCGTGCCTATGACGCCGACGACGGCACGCTGAAGTGGTCGGCCGAAGTTGACGGCGTCGCCCACGGACTGGCGGTCGCCGACGGCCGACTGCTGGTCAGCACCGGGCTCGGCCACATCTATGCCTTCGGGTCGCAACGATGA
- a CDS encoding lipid-A-disaccharide synthase, whose translation MNQTIFFSVGEPSGDQHAARLIRALKGRQPELTIRGFGGQEMRRAGCAVDLDLTEHAVVGILEVLPKLREFFGFADQAEAIFAAGGVDAVVLVDFPGFNWHIAKRAKKYGIPVIYFCPPQLWAWGGWRVKKMKATVDHVLAVLPIEEQFFGGHGIPTSFVGHPFFDAVSESQPDASLMQSLTAAAPQAQTVAVLPGSRTHEVHRNWPVMLDAIAELSAANPETRFAVAAYREKHFEFCKTTAAAKTAASGRPLPIDFYWGATSEVIEHAACAMMVSGSVSLELMARQTPAAVVYRVGRFLYAFGKCVVKVESMTLPNLMPEASGPGSDGAGSNERVFPEIVSVGNPATAKDFLVATVGRMLNDPQYLAMKRRQLAGLRDRYAKPGACDRAAAKLLKLLAPDAVADLPKRAA comes from the coding sequence ATGAACCAGACAATCTTCTTTTCGGTGGGCGAGCCCAGTGGCGATCAGCATGCGGCTCGGTTGATTCGGGCGTTGAAGGGCCGGCAGCCGGAGTTGACGATCCGTGGCTTTGGCGGCCAGGAGATGCGTCGGGCCGGATGCGCGGTGGATTTGGACCTGACCGAGCATGCGGTCGTCGGAATCTTGGAAGTCCTTCCCAAGCTGCGGGAATTCTTTGGTTTTGCCGATCAGGCCGAAGCGATTTTTGCCGCCGGTGGGGTCGATGCCGTCGTGCTGGTCGATTTCCCGGGTTTTAACTGGCACATCGCCAAGCGTGCTAAGAAATACGGCATCCCGGTGATCTACTTCTGCCCTCCCCAGTTGTGGGCCTGGGGCGGCTGGCGGGTCAAAAAAATGAAAGCGACGGTCGATCATGTGCTGGCCGTGCTGCCGATCGAGGAACAGTTTTTCGGCGGTCACGGGATTCCCACCAGCTTCGTCGGCCACCCGTTTTTTGACGCCGTCAGCGAATCGCAGCCCGATGCGTCGTTGATGCAATCCCTGACCGCGGCGGCCCCCCAAGCCCAAACGGTGGCCGTGCTGCCGGGCTCGCGGACGCACGAGGTGCATCGAAATTGGCCGGTGATGCTCGATGCGATCGCGGAGTTATCGGCAGCCAACCCGGAGACGCGGTTTGCGGTCGCCGCGTACCGTGAAAAACATTTCGAGTTCTGCAAAACGACAGCGGCTGCCAAAACGGCGGCATCGGGCCGGCCGCTGCCGATCGATTTCTACTGGGGCGCGACCAGCGAAGTCATCGAACATGCCGCCTGTGCGATGATGGTCAGCGGCTCAGTCAGCCTGGAATTGATGGCTCGGCAAACCCCTGCCGCAGTGGTCTACCGTGTCGGTCGATTCCTGTACGCCTTCGGGAAATGCGTCGTCAAAGTCGAGAGCATGACGCTGCCGAATTTGATGCCGGAAGCCTCGGGGCCGGGCAGCGATGGTGCTGGCAGCAACGAACGGGTGTTCCCCGAAATCGTCTCCGTCGGCAACCCCGCCACGGCCAAGGATTTCCTGGTGGCGACGGTCGGGCGAATGTTAAACGACCCCCAATATCTGGCGATGAAACGTCGGCAGTTGGCAGGGTTGCGGGACCGGTACGCCAAACCGGGGGCATGCGACCGGGCCGCGGCGAAGCTATTGAAGCTTTTGGCGCCCGATGCGGTGGCCGATTTGCCGAAGCGGGCGGCATAG